A window from uncultured Desulfobacter sp. encodes these proteins:
- the ltrA gene encoding group II intron reverse transcriptase/maturase: MAKRNNGAPGIDGVTFKAVEEGGIEDFLKQIRTELVSSTYKPLRNRRKEIPKGNDKVRVLGIPSIKDRVVQGALKLILEAIFEADFQEGSFGYRPKRTAHTAVNRVAEAVVKSKTRIIDIDLSAYFDNVRHHILLDKVAERVNDAQIMRLLKLILKVGGKKGVPQGGVISPLLSNIYLNEVDKMLERAKEVTRNGRYTYIEYSRFADDLVILVDGFSKWNWLVDAANKRLLEELEKLDVQLNREKSKLVDLTRGETFSFLGFDFRRAKTRRGKLGVLVTPRMKARTALLSRLKEVFRRFRSQPLDRIVAEINPILRGWVNYFRIGNSSQCFGYVKDWVERKIRRHLMRARKRSGFGWNRWSRAWLYKTFGLFNNYKVIRYQA; encoded by the coding sequence ATGGCAAAACGAAATAACGGAGCGCCAGGGATTGACGGTGTAACGTTTAAAGCCGTCGAAGAGGGTGGAATTGAAGACTTCCTCAAACAGATCCGGACGGAATTGGTCTCCAGCACGTACAAACCATTACGGAACCGAAGGAAAGAAATTCCCAAAGGCAATGACAAAGTCAGAGTCCTCGGGATTCCTTCTATAAAAGACCGAGTGGTTCAGGGAGCCCTCAAGTTGATCTTGGAAGCCATTTTTGAAGCCGATTTTCAAGAAGGATCGTTTGGGTATAGACCCAAACGAACCGCCCATACGGCGGTGAACCGAGTAGCGGAAGCAGTTGTGAAGTCCAAAACCCGAATTATTGATATAGACCTCAGTGCCTATTTTGATAATGTTCGTCACCACATTCTTCTTGATAAGGTAGCGGAACGGGTTAACGACGCCCAGATAATGCGGCTGTTGAAGTTGATCTTGAAAGTTGGTGGAAAGAAAGGTGTTCCACAAGGTGGAGTCATCTCGCCTTTGCTGAGCAATATCTATCTTAATGAGGTAGATAAAATGCTGGAGCGGGCAAAAGAAGTCACGCGTAACGGTAGATATACGTATATTGAATACTCACGTTTTGCCGATGACCTGGTGATTTTGGTTGATGGCTTTAGCAAGTGGAATTGGCTGGTTGATGCCGCCAATAAGAGACTCCTTGAGGAGTTGGAAAAGCTCGATGTACAGCTTAATCGGGAGAAATCCAAACTGGTAGATCTTACCCGTGGTGAAACATTCAGTTTTCTCGGATTTGATTTTAGACGGGCTAAAACTCGTCGAGGCAAGTTGGGTGTACTTGTCACTCCAAGAATGAAAGCACGAACAGCTCTTCTCAGCAGACTTAAGGAGGTGTTCCGTCGTTTTCGTTCGCAACCGCTTGATAGGATAGTGGCTGAGATCAATCCGATTTTGCGTGGATGGGTAAACTACTTTCGGATTGGAAATTCCAGTCAATGTTTTGGTTATGTAAAAGACTGGGTGGAAAGGAAAATTCGCAGGCACCTGATGCGTGCAAGGAAACGTAGTGGCTTCGGCTGGAACAGGTGGAGTAGAGCATGGCTTTATAAAACTTTCGGGTTATTTAATAACTATAAGGTTATACGATACCAGGCTTGA
- a CDS encoding GAF domain-containing protein — MDIRVESAIKNIRENDDLPAKSFLNLMLKNVELFMSCPISYFASVENGETKLIMRAWSRHVMGMCATLEKPLKYNLVETGVWGDCVRKRKAIIINDYPSCTVPTKKGYPKGHVNVERHLNIPVFEGAAIVGVLGVGNKATPFGASDVKRMRYFMDAVWPIVKTKCQ; from the coding sequence ATGGATATTCGAGTAGAAAGTGCCATCAAGAACATTCGTGAAAACGACGACCTTCCTGCGAAATCATTTTTAAACTTGATGCTGAAAAATGTCGAATTATTTATGTCGTGCCCGATCTCGTATTTTGCGTCAGTTGAAAACGGTGAGACAAAGCTCATCATGCGAGCCTGGTCGCGACATGTCATGGGAATGTGCGCGACACTCGAGAAACCGTTGAAATACAATCTGGTGGAGACGGGGGTCTGGGGCGACTGTGTGCGGAAGCGAAAAGCCATCATTATCAACGACTATCCCAGTTGCACTGTGCCAACCAAAAAAGGCTACCCGAAAGGCCACGTGAACGTTGAGCGGCATCTAAATATTCCGGTGTTTGAAGGTGCGGCGATTGTTGGCGTTCTGGGAGTGGGCAACAAAGCTACGCCGTTCGGTGCTTCTGATGTCAAGCGGATGAGGTATTTCATGGACGCCGTTTGGCCTATAGTCAAGACGAAATGTCAATAA
- a CDS encoding IS1634 family transposase codes for METVKVERIDHLGIVAGVIKDLKIIEMIDSRIPKDEKENISAGEAIAGMVLNGLGFSNRPLSLTPQFFENKPLDVLFRPGVQASDFNHYKLGRSLDDAVDYSSELLFTEIASSTCRSESIHLLFNHLDTSSFSLTGEYLPDSDEHAIKITHGYSKDHRPDLKQAVLELMVSQDGGIPILCKCWDGNASDNTVFKERSSELVRQFKASDTPRYLIMDSKGYTESNASNLKDIPFITRIPGTLFIVKTVIEQALKWDLWAEINDDYQYQTLELGHYGIDQRWLIIRSKGALERAVKSVERTISKEKERAEKQLFHLQAQRFDSEAEAMTVLQELGDKWKYHLVDTIEFKQHIKYAVKGRPTPDTPIKSIKLQINVDLKVNQEKVDQDRDQKSCFVLGTSIPRFQLSDEDVFWGYKGQSKVENGFRFIKDPLFFASSLFVKKPSRVEGMLMVMTLSLLIYSIAQRRMRNELKRLETTLPNQIGKPVQNPTLRWIFQQMEGIDCVNIFHKEGEVHRLISGLNDIRRKILTLFGQTVSEIYQISFE; via the coding sequence TTGGAAACTGTTAAAGTAGAACGTATTGACCACTTGGGTATTGTTGCTGGCGTTATCAAGGATTTGAAAATCATCGAAATGATTGACTCTCGCATACCAAAAGATGAGAAGGAAAATATCAGTGCCGGAGAAGCTATTGCCGGCATGGTTCTCAATGGGCTGGGTTTTTCCAATCGGCCGCTGTCGCTGACGCCTCAATTTTTCGAAAACAAGCCGCTGGATGTTTTGTTCCGTCCCGGGGTGCAAGCCTCGGACTTCAATCACTACAAGCTCGGGCGCAGTCTTGATGATGCGGTCGACTACAGCTCTGAACTGCTTTTCACCGAAATCGCCTCATCTACCTGTCGGTCGGAAAGTATCCATTTACTTTTCAACCATCTGGATACTTCATCTTTTTCATTGACCGGGGAGTATCTTCCTGATTCGGATGAACATGCCATCAAAATAACTCATGGTTACTCCAAAGACCACCGTCCTGATTTGAAACAGGCTGTGCTGGAGCTGATGGTATCCCAGGATGGTGGTATTCCCATTTTGTGTAAGTGCTGGGACGGGAATGCTTCGGATAATACCGTTTTCAAAGAACGCAGCAGTGAACTCGTTCGTCAGTTCAAAGCAAGCGATACCCCTCGTTACCTGATTATGGATTCGAAAGGATATACCGAATCCAATGCTTCCAACTTGAAAGATATCCCGTTTATCACCCGCATCCCGGGAACCCTTTTCATTGTGAAGACCGTCATCGAACAGGCCCTAAAATGGGACCTGTGGGCGGAGATTAACGATGATTATCAGTACCAGACGTTGGAGTTAGGGCATTATGGAATTGATCAACGTTGGTTGATCATTCGATCCAAAGGGGCTCTGGAGCGCGCGGTCAAGAGCGTTGAAAGAACTATTTCAAAAGAGAAGGAACGTGCGGAAAAGCAACTCTTCCATCTTCAGGCCCAACGATTTGACTCGGAAGCCGAAGCAATGACGGTCCTCCAAGAACTCGGTGATAAATGGAAGTATCATCTGGTTGACACTATTGAGTTTAAACAGCACATCAAATATGCCGTCAAAGGTAGACCAACGCCGGATACCCCGATCAAATCAATTAAATTGCAAATCAATGTGGACTTAAAGGTCAATCAAGAAAAAGTCGATCAAGACCGCGATCAGAAATCCTGTTTTGTTCTTGGGACCTCAATTCCAAGATTCCAGTTGAGCGACGAAGATGTATTTTGGGGATATAAAGGCCAGTCTAAGGTCGAGAATGGCTTCCGATTTATCAAAGACCCTTTATTTTTTGCATCGTCGCTGTTTGTCAAAAAGCCATCTCGTGTCGAAGGAATGTTGATGGTGATGACCTTATCATTACTAATTTACTCCATTGCCCAGCGTCGCATGCGGAATGAATTGAAGCGCCTTGAAACAACACTGCCCAATCAGATTGGGAAACCCGTTCAAAACCCCACTCTTCGCTGGATTTTTCAACAAATGGAAGGTATAGACTGTGTGAATATTTTTCATAAAGAGGGCGAAGTACACCGTCTTATCAGTGGGTTAAATGACATACGGAGAAAAATATTAACTCTTTTTGGACAGACCGTATCAGAAATATATCAAATTTCTTTTGAATAG
- a CDS encoding IS3 family transposase (programmed frameshift) has protein sequence MKKDRKKYAPEFKEEAVKLITEQGYQITEAARNLGVNPTMLGRWKREIEGSGESATGLQGSVAMKAELSRLRKENNRLKMERENLKKGSSLLRERNELKYQFVDAERKAYPVALICIVMLISRSGYYAWRKCKKSLRQREVERLIPIVKAAHQASRGTYGARRIAEEIKASGSPCGRYKAGSLMKMAGVAAKQKKKFKATTDSKHNLPVASNLLNRQFEVVEADKVYVSDITYIWTHEGWLYLAVVIDLFSRRVVGWSLSNRMTTKLIMDALHMAIRRRMPAPGLLFHSDRGSQYCSKNFQKMLNTLGMVSSMSRKGNCWDNAVAESFFGSLKTERVFFTNYMTREEARRDIIDYIEMFYNCNRRHSYLGYISPKEFEKLWFLEKAA, from the exons ATGAAGAAAGACAGAAAGAAGTATGCACCTGAATTCAAAGAAGAAGCAGTTAAACTGATAACCGAACAGGGATATCAGATTACCGAGGCAGCCCGAAATCTCGGAGTCAATCCAACCATGCTGGGTCGCTGGAAACGTGAGATTGAAGGTAGTGGAGAGAGTGCCACTGGTTTACAAGGAAGTGTGGCAATGAAGGCAGAGTTGAGCCGTCTTCGAAAAGAAAACAACCGTTTGAAGATGGAACGTGAAA ATCTTAAAAAAGGCAGCAGCCTTCTTCGCGAAAGAAATGAGCTGAAGTATCAATTCGTTGATGCTGAGAGGAAGGCTTACCCAGTAGCTCTGATATGTATTGTCATGCTCATATCCCGGAGTGGATATTATGCCTGGCGTAAATGTAAAAAATCATTGAGGCAGAGGGAAGTAGAGAGACTAATTCCTATTGTTAAAGCGGCTCATCAAGCATCAAGGGGTACCTATGGCGCCCGCCGGATTGCAGAAGAGATAAAAGCATCCGGCAGTCCTTGCGGGCGGTACAAAGCTGGGTCATTGATGAAAATGGCCGGTGTTGCCGCCAAGCAGAAAAAGAAATTTAAAGCGACGACAGACAGCAAACACAATTTGCCAGTTGCATCGAATTTACTGAACAGACAGTTTGAAGTTGTCGAAGCGGACAAGGTTTATGTCTCTGACATTACATACATTTGGACCCACGAAGGGTGGTTGTATTTGGCCGTCGTTATAGACCTTTTTTCACGCCGGGTTGTCGGCTGGTCCCTGAGTAATCGAATGACCACAAAGTTGATCATGGATGCCCTGCACATGGCAATCAGGCGTCGAATGCCTGCCCCTGGCCTGCTATTTCATTCAGACAGGGGAAGTCAGTATTGCAGTAAAAACTTCCAGAAAATGTTGAATACCCTTGGGATGGTTAGCAGCATGAGCCGGAAAGGGAATTGCTGGGACAATGCCGTGGCAGAGAGCTTTTTCGGTAGTTTGAAGACTGAGAGGGTCTTTTTTACAAACTACATGACCCGAGAAGAAGCCCGGAGAGACATCATTGATTACATCGAAATGTTTTACAATTGCAACAGACGTCATTCCTATTTGGGGTATATCAGTCCAAAAGAATTTGAAAAACTGTGGTTTTTAGAAAAAGCCGCTTAA